In Endozoicomonas sp. GU-1, one DNA window encodes the following:
- a CDS encoding ankyrin repeat domain-containing protein translates to MMNGVATSETTCLLCAKQTDSASSNDTVGTSARRSIVKTACHHTFHLECIRRHLDGQSGFPEFRTCAVCPQGALPLVQVAWDRLAPTTRYCESPALVACCNGDWQAIQAIVEQEPDMARQHYYSAHTCCNIGLLHIAAGQGDDRILNLLIRNRADINGVEGYHGATPLHLAADGGHTRCMDLLLAAGANPTVTDQHGDTPLHKGVDAGRIESLPPLINGGANINAVNNRGYAPLHKAVLMKQMACLLYLLSRGADVDNGDAMGYTAACNAACSGYPDFLEQLIHFKADINKAGIFGHTPLHLATEEGHIKCMHILINHGAKIDAANDHGDTSLHMAVWNNNIEAARLLSEKGASINITDHDGWAPVHIAASEGNIEILKHLLERGANIRLLTKNGLSPLGLSTNEGHTNCVQFMHAVFSMTKDPGRLGGVR, encoded by the coding sequence ATGATGAATGGTGTTGCTACATCTGAAACCACCTGTTTACTCTGTGCCAAACAAACCGACTCTGCCAGCAGTAATGACACAGTTGGCACATCTGCCCGACGCTCAATAGTCAAAACAGCTTGCCACCATACTTTCCATCTGGAATGTATACGTCGGCACCTGGACGGGCAGTCGGGATTTCCTGAATTTCGAACCTGTGCTGTCTGTCCACAGGGTGCTTTACCGCTGGTGCAGGTGGCCTGGGACAGGTTAGCGCCAACCACCCGTTATTGTGAGTCACCGGCACTGGTTGCCTGTTGCAACGGAGATTGGCAGGCCATACAGGCCATAGTGGAGCAAGAACCGGACATGGCCCGGCAACACTATTATTCTGCTCACACGTGCTGCAACATCGGGCTATTGCACATCGCCGCCGGGCAAGGTGATGACCGTATACTCAATCTGCTGATCCGTAACCGGGCCGATATCAATGGAGTTGAGGGGTATCATGGTGCCACGCCTCTGCATTTGGCTGCCGACGGTGGCCACACCAGGTGTATGGATCTTCTGCTGGCAGCAGGGGCAAATCCAACGGTAACCGACCAGCACGGCGATACTCCCCTGCATAAAGGGGTCGATGCCGGGCGCATTGAGTCTTTGCCGCCATTAATTAATGGTGGAGCCAATATCAATGCCGTCAACAATCGCGGTTATGCACCCTTGCACAAAGCCGTGTTAATGAAACAGATGGCGTGCCTGCTGTACCTGCTCTCCCGTGGAGCCGATGTTGATAACGGCGACGCCATGGGCTACACGGCCGCATGTAATGCAGCCTGTTCTGGCTATCCGGATTTTCTGGAACAATTGATCCACTTTAAGGCAGATATCAACAAAGCCGGGATATTTGGTCATACGCCGCTCCACCTTGCGACCGAAGAAGGACATATCAAATGCATGCATATCCTTATCAACCATGGGGCAAAGATTGATGCAGCCAATGACCACGGTGATACGTCCCTGCACATGGCTGTGTGGAATAACAACATTGAAGCAGCACGACTGCTGAGCGAAAAAGGAGCCAGTATCAATATCACCGATCATGACGGTTGGGCACCAGTTCACATTGCCGCCTCAGAAGGCAATATTGAGATTCTGAAACACTTGCTGGAGCGCGGAGCAAACATCAGGCTGTTAACGAAAAATGGTTTGAGCCCGCTGGGTCTTTCTACCAATGAAGGGCACACCAACTGCGTGCAGTTTATGCACGCGGTATTTTCGATGACAAAAGACCCCGGGCGGTTAGGCGGTGTCCGTTAA
- a CDS encoding class I SAM-dependent methyltransferase — protein sequence MFKQLNNATAQPVVWSSYTAEVLWADPHIARQMMAYHLNPDINAASRSLDFIDESVSWLISSFGLNQSSTVIDFGCGPGLYTQRLKKQGTGTVVGLDFSQNSLEYASQQADRSNLDIEYHLGNYLDYHDSRQFDLITLVMCDFCALNPSQRSGLLDKFKSMLKPNGVIALDVYTSTRFEKQTEDVVLARNAMNGFWSAQDYWCIQSSFLYRPELVTLDKYVICEAEREWTVYNWLQHFTLDMLRRELEQHGLEIQAPYSDLRGRPWADGDEMAVIIGLK from the coding sequence ATGTTCAAACAACTCAATAACGCAACAGCTCAGCCTGTTGTGTGGTCATCTTACACAGCAGAAGTGTTGTGGGCAGATCCTCATATTGCCAGACAAATGATGGCCTACCATCTAAACCCGGATATCAACGCTGCCTCCAGATCGCTTGATTTTATTGATGAATCGGTCAGCTGGCTTATTTCAAGCTTTGGCCTTAATCAATCTTCAACGGTCATAGACTTTGGCTGCGGCCCGGGGCTGTATACCCAGCGCCTGAAAAAACAGGGAACAGGCACTGTGGTGGGTCTTGATTTCTCTCAAAACTCTCTTGAGTACGCAAGCCAGCAGGCAGACCGGTCGAACCTGGACATCGAATACCACCTGGGCAATTACCTGGACTACCACGATTCACGACAGTTTGATTTGATCACATTAGTGATGTGTGACTTCTGTGCCCTGAACCCGTCGCAACGTTCCGGGTTGCTGGATAAGTTTAAGTCAATGCTTAAGCCAAATGGGGTGATTGCCCTGGATGTCTATACCTCTACACGGTTTGAGAAACAAACCGAGGACGTGGTACTTGCCAGAAACGCCATGAACGGTTTCTGGAGTGCACAGGACTACTGGTGTATCCAGTCTTCCTTCTTGTACAGACCTGAACTGGTCACCCTGGACAAGTATGTTATCTGTGAAGCAGAACGGGAGTGGACGGTCTATAACTGGCTGCAGCACTTTACCCTTGACATGCTGCGCAGGGAGCTTGAACAACACGGCTTGGAAATTCAGGCCCCTTACAGTGATTTGCGCGGCAGACCCTGGGCTGATGGTGATGAAATGGCGGTAATCATTGGTCTTAAATAA
- a CDS encoding sodium:solute symporter family protein, whose amino-acid sequence MTTQTLIFLFVGLSFALYIGIAIWSRAGSTKDYYVAGGGVHPVANGMATAADWMSAASFISMAGIISFMGRDGAMYLMGWTGGYVLLAMCLAPYLRKFGQFTVPDFVAERYYSQTARVVAVICVIFISFTYVAGQMRGVGIVFSRYLEVDINIGVMIGMGIVFVYAVLGGMKGITYTQVAQYCVMIFAYLVPAIFISMMITGNPIPQLGFGSDVAGTGLSVLEKLNGLSQELGFAQYTDGSKSTIDVFFITMALMVGTAGLPHVIVRFFTTPTVRDARKSAGYALLFIAVLYTTAPAVASFARINLLQTVSEAEYEQLPEWFANWENSGLMAWVDKNDDGKIQYHPGAPIEGKPSFIDARGDSGERLVSNNQTGNANELYVDRDIMVLANPEIANLPGWVIALVAAGGLAAALSTAAGLLLVISTSISHDLLKRNLMPGITDKQELLAARIAAAAAIGVAGLAGIYPPGFVASVVAFAFGLAASSFFPAILLGIFYKRMNREGAIAGMVTGLLFTASYIIYFKFLGGTAEQWWFGVSPEGIGTLGMLINFAVSLVVCHATEAPPKAVQDMVDDIRIPRRGGKASEPVEEGETVRV is encoded by the coding sequence ATGACGACTCAAACACTGATCTTCCTTTTTGTCGGGTTATCGTTTGCGCTCTATATCGGTATTGCTATCTGGTCCAGGGCTGGCTCAACCAAAGACTATTATGTGGCCGGTGGCGGCGTTCATCCCGTCGCCAACGGCATGGCAACCGCAGCGGACTGGATGTCGGCGGCCTCTTTTATTTCCATGGCCGGTATTATCTCCTTTATGGGGCGTGACGGGGCCATGTATCTGATGGGCTGGACCGGGGGCTATGTATTGCTGGCCATGTGCCTTGCGCCTTATCTGCGCAAATTTGGCCAGTTCACTGTGCCGGACTTTGTCGCTGAACGTTATTACAGCCAGACCGCCCGGGTGGTTGCTGTTATATGCGTTATCTTTATTTCCTTTACCTATGTTGCCGGACAGATGCGCGGCGTCGGTATTGTCTTCTCCCGTTACCTGGAGGTGGATATCAATATCGGGGTCATGATCGGGATGGGTATCGTCTTTGTCTACGCTGTGCTGGGGGGCATGAAAGGCATTACCTACACTCAGGTAGCGCAATACTGTGTGATGATTTTCGCCTATCTGGTGCCCGCGATCTTTATTTCCATGATGATTACCGGCAACCCGATTCCCCAGTTGGGCTTTGGCAGTGACGTTGCAGGCACCGGGCTCTCGGTGCTGGAGAAACTGAACGGCCTGTCTCAGGAACTAGGCTTTGCCCAGTATACCGATGGCTCCAAGTCCACCATTGACGTGTTCTTTATCACCATGGCGCTGATGGTCGGTACTGCCGGTTTGCCCCACGTTATCGTGCGTTTCTTCACCACCCCAACGGTGCGTGACGCCCGTAAATCGGCCGGTTATGCGCTGCTGTTTATTGCTGTGCTCTATACCACAGCGCCAGCGGTGGCCAGCTTTGCCCGTATCAATCTGCTGCAAACGGTTTCTGAAGCTGAATATGAGCAGCTGCCTGAGTGGTTTGCCAACTGGGAAAACTCTGGTTTGATGGCCTGGGTCGACAAAAACGACGATGGCAAAATTCAGTATCACCCGGGTGCTCCGATCGAAGGTAAGCCGTCGTTTATTGACGCACGGGGTGACAGTGGTGAGCGACTGGTCAGCAATAACCAGACTGGCAACGCCAATGAACTGTATGTTGATCGCGACATTATGGTGCTGGCCAACCCTGAAATCGCCAACCTCCCCGGTTGGGTCATTGCACTGGTAGCGGCCGGAGGTCTGGCGGCGGCCCTTTCTACCGCAGCTGGCTTGCTGCTGGTTATTTCCACCTCCATTTCCCATGACCTGCTGAAGCGGAATCTGATGCCCGGCATTACCGATAAGCAAGAATTGCTGGCGGCCCGTATTGCTGCCGCTGCCGCTATTGGTGTGGCCGGTCTGGCAGGCATCTACCCGCCAGGATTTGTGGCCTCGGTGGTGGCTTTTGCCTTTGGCCTGGCGGCGTCTTCATTCTTCCCCGCGATTCTTCTGGGTATTTTCTACAAGCGGATGAACCGTGAAGGGGCGATTGCCGGTATGGTCACAGGCCTGCTGTTTACGGCTTCTTATATTATCTACTTCAAATTTCTGGGGGGCACTGCGGAACAGTGGTGGTTCGGCGTGTCACCAGAAGGCATTGGTACCCTGGGTATGTTGATCAACTTTGCGGTCTCCCTGGTGGTTTGCCATGCTACGGAGGCACCACCCAAAGCGGTGCAGGATATGGTGGATGATATTCGTATTCCCCGCCGTGGCGGGAAAGCATCAGAGCCCGTAGAGGAGGGTGAGACCGTTCGGGTATGA
- a CDS encoding enoyl-CoA hydratase-related protein has product MSDPQKHILIEQQEGILTIRFNRTEKKNALTTAMYAAILDALIGADQDDSIKVILFAAQPDMFTAGNDLKDFLTRDTSEEPAAIKMLRQLAVQKKPIVAAASGIAVGIGVTLLLHCDLVYVGENTRLRLPFVNLAVVPEAASSLLLPDIMGRQRASELLMLGDFFDARRAHEYGIANAVIANEEVFEFALAKAKALAAKPREALLLTKQLITRNRRSDVQQRIDDEAIVFAERMVSEEARQVMAAFFSGKS; this is encoded by the coding sequence ATGTCAGATCCGCAGAAGCATATACTGATCGAACAGCAGGAGGGTATCCTGACGATACGCTTCAACCGCACTGAGAAAAAGAATGCGCTGACCACAGCGATGTACGCAGCCATTCTTGACGCACTGATCGGTGCTGATCAGGATGACAGTATTAAAGTGATTCTCTTTGCTGCCCAGCCTGATATGTTTACTGCTGGCAATGACCTCAAGGACTTTCTGACCCGGGACACCTCTGAAGAACCGGCAGCCATAAAGATGCTACGCCAGCTCGCGGTACAGAAAAAGCCGATTGTGGCAGCAGCCAGCGGTATTGCCGTGGGTATCGGCGTGACGTTATTGCTCCATTGTGATTTGGTTTATGTGGGGGAAAACACCCGGTTGCGTTTGCCTTTTGTGAATCTCGCCGTGGTGCCGGAAGCTGCCTCCAGTTTGCTGTTGCCGGATATTATGGGACGACAGCGGGCTTCAGAATTGCTGATGCTGGGTGATTTCTTTGATGCCCGGCGCGCCCATGAATATGGCATTGCCAATGCGGTAATAGCCAATGAAGAAGTCTTTGAATTTGCCCTGGCAAAAGCAAAAGCGCTGGCAGCAAAGCCCCGTGAAGCACTGTTGCTGACCAAACAGCTGATTACCCGGAACCGTCGCAGCGATGTTCAACAGCGCATTGATGATGAAGCGATCGTCTTTGCTGAGCGAATGGTGTCCGAAGAAGCCCGACAGGTAATGGCGGCCTTTTTTTCCGGTAAGTCTTAA
- a CDS encoding DUF4212 domain-containing protein — MSADPSRGNHQSAAAAYWRENIRILLSLLVIWFAVSFGCGILFVDQLDQFSFFGFPLGFWFAQQGSIYTFLVLIFVYIGLMNRLDRKYNVQEEE, encoded by the coding sequence ATGTCTGCTGATCCTTCCCGTGGTAATCATCAAAGTGCAGCTGCCGCCTATTGGCGGGAGAACATACGCATACTACTTTCCTTACTGGTGATCTGGTTCGCCGTTTCATTTGGTTGCGGCATACTGTTTGTGGACCAGCTGGATCAATTCAGCTTTTTCGGCTTTCCATTGGGCTTCTGGTTTGCCCAGCAGGGTTCCATCTATACCTTTCTGGTTCTGATTTTTGTCTATATCGGGTTGATGAACCGTCTGGACCGGAAATACAACGTTCAGGAGGAAGAGTGA
- a CDS encoding disulfide bond formation protein B yields MAAEQNPNSLFQRLKDSPLQTIQGWQRLRVTWLIMFATALFLELCALGFQYILHMDPCERCVYQRLAVLVLMLAPLVIIISPTQLFFRITGYTLWIAGALYGLKEAIAQMADYAEFNPFSSSCSFRPTFPFDLPLYEWWPSLFMPTGLCGADDWTLLTLNMAEWMVVIFSIYLLAAVTCIISSLYAALFKKP; encoded by the coding sequence TTGGCTGCTGAACAAAACCCCAATAGCCTCTTTCAACGTTTGAAAGACAGCCCACTGCAAACAATCCAAGGCTGGCAGCGTTTACGAGTCACCTGGCTTATTATGTTTGCCACTGCGCTCTTTCTGGAGCTTTGCGCTCTGGGCTTTCAGTATATTCTGCATATGGATCCCTGTGAGCGCTGCGTCTATCAGCGGCTCGCCGTTCTGGTGTTGATGTTGGCACCATTGGTTATCATCATTTCCCCCACCCAGCTGTTTTTCAGGATCACAGGTTACACGCTCTGGATTGCTGGTGCACTGTATGGACTGAAGGAAGCCATTGCCCAAATGGCAGACTACGCCGAGTTTAATCCGTTTTCTTCCAGCTGCAGCTTCCGCCCGACCTTCCCTTTCGACCTGCCTCTCTATGAATGGTGGCCCTCCCTGTTTATGCCCACCGGACTCTGCGGTGCCGATGACTGGACCCTGCTTACCCTGAACATGGCAGAATGGATGGTCGTGATTTTCTCAATTTATCTGTTGGCTGCTGTGACCTGCATTATCAGCTCCCTATACGCTGCGCTCTTCAAAAAGCCGTGA